In one window of Armatimonadota bacterium DNA:
- the rimM gene encoding 16S rRNA processing protein RimM, producing the protein MTPGSDAPRQRPREDAEIAVGRITAPHGVKGQVRVEPLTDVPQRFAELSDVSLELPGGERRGAVIERAAVGPSRVLLKLKDCDDRDAAEALRGAYILIPRAQAIALPEGHYFIDDIVGLEVVTVDGEDLGRVREVLRTKANDVYATDRAMIPATREVIRGIDLRAGRIVVELPEEI; encoded by the coding sequence GTGACCCCAGGAAGTGACGCACCGCGGCAGCGCCCGCGCGAAGACGCCGAGATCGCCGTTGGGCGCATCACTGCCCCGCACGGTGTCAAGGGGCAAGTGCGAGTCGAGCCGCTGACCGACGTGCCGCAGCGATTCGCGGAACTGAGTGATGTGTCTCTCGAGCTTCCCGGGGGCGAGCGGCGCGGGGCCGTCATTGAGCGCGCCGCAGTCGGCCCGTCCCGGGTGCTGCTCAAGCTGAAGGACTGCGACGACAGAGACGCCGCGGAAGCGTTGCGGGGCGCGTACATCCTGATCCCGCGCGCGCAGGCGATTGCGCTCCCCGAGGGGCACTATTTCATTGATGATATCGTGGGGCTTGAAGTGGTGACGGTTGACGGGGAGGACCTCGGCCGCGTGCGGGAGGTGCTGCGCACCAAGGCCAACGACGTCTACGCGACCGACAGGGCCATGATCCCCGCGACGCGCGAGGTCATTCGCGGGATTGATCTCCGCGCCGGTAGGATCGTAGTTGAGTTGCCGGAGGAGATCTAA
- a CDS encoding KH domain-containing protein gives MKDLIEMIVKALVDEPDRVVVSQVEGERSIIFEVRVASDDMGRVIGKGGRIANSLRTVAKAAGAKQNKNIWVDINKHPDE, from the coding sequence GTGAAAGACCTGATCGAGATGATTGTCAAGGCGCTGGTTGACGAGCCGGACCGGGTAGTGGTGAGCCAGGTGGAGGGGGAGAGGAGTATCATCTTCGAAGTGCGCGTGGCGTCGGATGATATGGGGCGCGTTATCGGCAAGGGGGGGCGCATAGCCAACTCGCTGCGCACCGTGGCGAAGGCCGCCGGCGCGAAGCAGAACAAGAACATCTGGGTGGACATCAACAAGCACCCCGATGAATGA
- a CDS encoding YlqD family protein, which produces MANLTVMRPVALRVIVTEQFKQEMDKELQEAADSAQRRLDQIDFQARRVLADLQRADLNQAMQVRQQIEAEKGRQESVKKELLERAEEVRGLELGSEFPRGTIESMIEIKEGDNLYEKLTQAEIVIKDGIVTEIRDPRK; this is translated from the coding sequence GTGGCCAATCTGACAGTCATGCGCCCGGTGGCGCTGCGGGTGATAGTCACGGAGCAGTTCAAGCAGGAGATGGACAAGGAGCTGCAAGAGGCGGCGGACTCGGCGCAGCGTCGCCTAGACCAGATCGACTTCCAGGCGCGACGGGTGCTGGCGGATCTGCAGCGCGCCGACCTCAATCAGGCAATGCAGGTGCGCCAGCAGATCGAAGCCGAGAAGGGGCGTCAGGAGTCGGTTAAGAAGGAATTGCTGGAGCGCGCAGAGGAAGTGCGTGGGCTCGAACTCGGCTCGGAGTTCCCGCGCGGGACGATTGAGAGCATGATCGAAATCAAGGAGGGCGATAACCTCTACGAGAAACTCACGCAGGCCGAAATCGTCATCAAAGACGGGATTGTCACGGAAATCCGTGACCCCAGGAAGTGA
- the rpsP gene encoding 30S ribosomal protein S16 produces the protein MAVKLRLRRVGAKHQPRYRIVATDVRSPRDGRFIEVIGYYNPARQPHEVGIKEELALKWLKHGALPTETVRDLLIQQGILQKFYEEQGKPMPDFGKGEAQVAPRAEAAPAAAEEPGAEAAGQPPAAPPSAEAEAPEQPAAETPAPEAEAAQPQPDATEPQSEAASDAPAAPAPEEAPEETTTAN, from the coding sequence ATGGCTGTTAAACTTCGCCTGCGAAGAGTCGGGGCCAAGCATCAACCACGCTATCGAATCGTTGCGACCGATGTGCGGTCACCGAGGGACGGGCGCTTCATCGAGGTCATCGGGTATTACAATCCGGCGCGCCAGCCCCACGAGGTCGGGATCAAGGAAGAGCTGGCGCTCAAGTGGCTCAAACACGGCGCGCTGCCGACGGAAACGGTACGCGACCTGCTGATCCAACAGGGCATACTTCAGAAGTTCTACGAGGAGCAAGGCAAGCCAATGCCGGATTTCGGCAAGGGCGAGGCGCAGGTCGCACCTAGAGCGGAAGCTGCGCCCGCGGCTGCCGAGGAGCCAGGCGCCGAGGCCGCTGGACAGCCGCCTGCCGCGCCCCCCTCGGCGGAGGCTGAAGCGCCGGAGCAGCCGGCCGCCGAGACGCCCGCTCCTGAAGCAGAAGCGGCGCAGCCGCAGCCGGACGCAACTGAGCCGCAGTCTGAGGCGGCGTCCGATGCCCCGGCGGCGCCGGCTCCGGAAGAAGCGCCCGAAGAAACCACAACCGCGAATTGA